A DNA window from Limnochordia bacterium contains the following coding sequences:
- a CDS encoding YchF family ATPase, which translates to MLRYLVVTIKRKEVSQHMQVGLIGLPQVGKTTVFDSLATSQSKKGASDIAVARVFDPRVEKLSQIFKPAKTSYAQITLVDFPGLTSQNQEKIFTQLQDMDVLVHIVRQFSAPHVPHVEGSVSGLRDAKQVFSEIILADWQLIETRITRGQAEKNPRKRAIWEKELPLLSKCKQALESEQPLFNLTFNEEEQTVLRNYALLTMKPLIVVVNTDEENDAAEDEVVDWCKSLSIPLISILGQLEKEIAELDPEEQQAFMEDAGISEPGIHRLARTIYGNMGLISFFTVGEDEVKAWTITKGETALEAAGKIHSDIARGFIRAEVVGFDTFISKGNLTELRKAGLLRLEGKEYTVQDGDIIHFRFNV; encoded by the coding sequence ATGTTAAGATATCTAGTGGTCACTATCAAAAGAAAAGAGGTTTCACAGCACATGCAGGTTGGTCTTATTGGACTGCCCCAAGTGGGCAAGACGACTGTGTTTGATTCCTTGGCAACCAGTCAAAGCAAGAAAGGTGCTTCAGATATCGCCGTGGCAAGGGTCTTTGATCCCCGAGTGGAGAAACTAAGCCAGATCTTCAAGCCGGCAAAAACTAGTTACGCCCAGATTACGTTAGTCGACTTCCCTGGGCTCACTAGTCAGAATCAGGAGAAGATCTTTACCCAACTACAGGATATGGATGTCCTCGTCCATATCGTGCGTCAGTTTAGCGCCCCCCATGTACCCCATGTTGAAGGTAGTGTTTCAGGCCTCCGGGATGCCAAACAGGTGTTCTCTGAAATTATCCTCGCCGATTGGCAGTTAATAGAAACCCGCATTACTAGGGGCCAAGCTGAAAAGAACCCCCGTAAGCGGGCCATTTGGGAGAAGGAATTGCCCCTATTAAGTAAGTGCAAACAGGCTTTGGAGTCGGAACAACCCCTGTTTAATCTCACCTTTAATGAAGAAGAGCAGACGGTTTTAAGAAACTATGCCCTTCTAACGATGAAACCACTGATCGTGGTCGTCAATACTGACGAAGAAAACGATGCAGCCGAAGATGAAGTAGTTGACTGGTGCAAAAGCTTAAGCATTCCCCTGATCAGCATCCTGGGACAGCTTGAGAAGGAGATTGCCGAATTAGATCCGGAAGAGCAGCAAGCTTTCATGGAAGATGCAGGGATTAGTGAACCGGGTATTCATCGTCTTGCCCGGACGATCTATGGCAATATGGGACTAATCTCCTTTTTTACCGTGGGTGAGGATGAGGTTAAGGCCTGGACGATCACCAAAGGGGAAACCGCCCTGGAGGCTGCTGGGAAGATCCATTCGGACATTGCCCGGGGCTTTATCCGGGCCGAGGTGGTGGGTTTTGATACCTTCATAAGTAAAGGCAACCTCACCGAGCTGCGCAAGGCGGGACTACTACGTCTTGAGGGTAAGGAATATACCGTGCAAGATGGTGACATCATTCATTTCCGTTTTAACGTCTAA